The following coding sequences lie in one Apium graveolens cultivar Ventura chromosome 1, ASM990537v1, whole genome shotgun sequence genomic window:
- the LOC141663455 gene encoding uncharacterized protein LOC141663455 — MDEAQVRIPGRYDGFVYSLPETQQHFISIEAFVDPVCPDSRDSWPPLKQLVHHHSSSILLIVHPFPLPYHDNAFVTSRALHVVDKINSSATFSLLEKFFEHQERFYNAQTFNLSRASVVDHVAKFASEATGLSYISAIQDGFKDRTTDQATRISFKYGCSRGVFGAPFFFVNGFVLPNPGSPVDYKTWRSIIDPLLDKNGIQRLDHVQFY; from the exons ATGGATGAAGCACAGGTAAGAATTCCAGGCAGGTACGATGGGTTTGTTTATTCATTGCCGGAGACTCAACAACATTTCATCTCCATCGAAGCTTTTGTTGACCCAGTTTGCCCAGACAGCAGAGACTCTTGGCCTCCACTTAAACAACTTGTTCATCACCATTCTTCTTCTATTCTTCTCATTGTCCATCCCTTTCCTTTACC TTACCATGACAATGCCTTTGTCACTTCACGTGCTCTGCATGTTGTAGACAAGATCAACAGTTCTGCTACTTTCAGTTTATTGGAGAAGTTCTTTGAGCACCAG GAGAGGTTCTACAATGCTCAAACCTTCAACTTGTCAAGGGCATCTGTTGTAGATCATGTCGCAAAGTTTGCATCTGAGGCAACTGGTCTGTCCTATATATCTGCTATTCAAGATGGCTTCAAGGACAGAACAACTGATCAAGCAACAAGAATTTCTTTCAAG TATGGCTGTTCAAGAGGGGTCTTTGGGGCACCATTTTTCTTTGTTAACGGATTTGTATTACCTAATCCGGGCTCACCTGTTGATTATAAAACATGGAGAAGCATCATCGATCCATTACTTGACAAGAATGGAATTCAGAGACTGGATCATGTACAATTCTATTAA